CCGCGCCACGGCGGCGGCGGCCGCGGTGCCGTGGGTCGTCCGGTCGACGACGGCCCGGTCGGGGCCGAACTGCCGGATGTCGGCGACCGCGTCCGCGAGCACGTCGTGCGTCGGATCGAAGCCCGTCGGATCGAGGACGGCGACGTCGACGCCCGCGCCCGCGACGCCCGCGTCGTGGATGCGTGCGATCGGCTCGTCGTCGACATCGCTTCCGCCACGTCCGCCCCCGTCGTCCGAAGGGTCGCCGGCGGCGTCGAAGCGAGGGAGCCGGCGGGCGCTCGCGAGGCTGAGCGCCGCCGCGCCGCCGACCGCGAGCGCCCGCCGCCGGCTGATTCGGAACCCCTCGTCGTCGCGTCCGTCCGTCACGTCGCCGACGGTTCCGGCCGGCGGCGCTTGAATCTCCCGGACCGGGCAGTAGCGTAAACGGCTGTCGAAGCAATCGGTCGTTCTTAACCCCGCGGCGTCGTCTGTCGACCCGTATGCCCTCCACGGAATTGCGGTCCGACGCGACGGATAGCCCGAAGCGACGACGGCGGCACAGAGAGGTGCGGGATGCGTAGCCGATTCGCCCGCGTGCTCCTGGCCGCGGTCGTGCTGACGAGCGTTCTCGCGCCCGCCGTCTTCGCGACCCCAGCCGCCGCCGATCCCAGCGTCGCGATCGAGTACGAGGGCGACCGAGTGACGGTCGCCAGCGGGCCCTCGCAGGTGATCCGCGGGACGGCGGACGCGCCGACCGGCACGGAGATCCTCGTGCGGGTCCGCTCGACCGGCGACACCTCGCCCGCGTTCCTCAAATCCGAGTCAGCGGTCGTGACCGACGACGGCACCTGGGCGGTCGCGTTCAACTTCTCGGACATCGGCGCGGGCGGCACGATCGCCCTCACCGCGCGCTTCGAGGACGGCTCGGCCGAGACGAGCGTCGACGGCGAGATCGTCGCCTGCGAGGGCGACTGCGCCGACAGCACCCCCGACGCGACGCCGACGCCGATCCCCGAGCAGACGGCGACGCCGACCCGGACCGACGGGGCCGATTCGCCCGTCGCCTTCGGCGAGAACATCTTCCTCGTGAACCGCGGCGGCGTCGCGGCGATCCCGGTCTCGTTCACCGGCGACGCGAACGCGGCCGTGATTGTCGTCGGCAACGAGACCAAGGTCAACTACGAACTCGACGCCGTCGTCCGCGACGAGGACGGCGACGGCGAGGCGGTCCTCTACGTCGACACGTCGCTGGCGGGGCGCGGCGGCGAGACGGTAAGCGTCTCCGGCGGCGACACCGTCGACGTGCGCTCGGAGACGTCGCTGGACGCGATGCTCGATCCCGCGAGCTACGACGTCTCGCTGTACGCCGGTACAGAGAGGGACGACCCGGTCGACGTGGGGAGCCTCGTCGTGCAGGAACAGTCGTCGCAGACGCCGACGAGCACGCCCGCGGAGATCGACGAGAGCGACGTGGCCTCACCCGACGGCGACGGACTCGGCCCGCTCGCGCTCGGCGGCCTCGTCAGCGGGGCCTTCCTCGTCGGCGGCGCGGCGCTGGCGGCAGTGCTGCTACGCGGGTGATGATCTGTTTACCGGATGGTAAGATACTTCCTTCCGGCGGGAAAATGGGGAGGTATGGTAGACGTAGCAATCGTCGGCGGCGGACCCGCCGGACTGAGCGCGGCGCTGTTCGCCGCGAAGAACGACCTCGACACCGTCGTGTTCGACACCGACGAGTCGTGGATGCACAAAGCACACCTGTTCAACTATCCCGGCATCCGGAGCATCAGCGGCGACGAGTTCCTCGTCGTCGCCCGCGGACAGGCCGAAGACCGGGGCGCGTCCCTTCAGGATGCCGAGGTCACGGGCGTCGAGCAGGCAGATGAGGAGTTCGTCGTCTCCACCGACGACGACGAGTACGTGGCCGACTACGTCGTCCTCGCGACGGGCGGCAACCGCGATCTCGCGGAGGACCTCGGCTGCGACTTCACAGACGAGGACGTCGTCGACGTGAACCTCGACATGGAGACCTCCGTCGAAGGCGTCTACGCGACGGGCGCGATGGGCCGCGCCGAGAAGTGGCAGGCGGCCATCGCGGCCGGCGACGGCGCGGCCGCGGTCCTCGACATCCTCTCGAAGGAGAAGGGCGAGTACTACCACGACTTCGATATGCCGTCGGACGTCCCCGAACTGTAACCGGGGGACTCATAGTGATTACTCTCGTCTCTTACCGCCGAGCGCCGTCACCGGGCGTCGCGTTCGGCGGTAAACAGTGAGAGTAATCACTATCAGGCGAGAAGCGAATCGTAGACGAACTCGTCGATAGCCCGGCGGGCCTCCGCCGGCGCGTTTTCGTGGCCGAGCGCCAGCCGCCGCTCGCGCGCGGCGTGGATCACGTCGGTGATGAGCTGGCCCATCAGGTCGGCGTCGACGTCGCGGAACGCCCCCGACTCGATGCCGGCTTCGACCACCGTGACGATGCTGTCGCGGATGTGGTCGTAGTGGTCGTTGAAGATCTCGCGGTGTTCCTCGTCGTTCTGGGCGTAGGCGAACAGCTCGTGGTACACCTTCATCCGGTCCCAGTGGGAGAACTCGTCGAACTCCGGCCCCAGGAGACACCGGTCGATCCGGGCGTCGAGTTCGGTTTTCGGGTCGGTGTCGGGCTCGACCTCGACGCTTCCCTCGTACTGTTCGATGACGTATTCGAGGAACGACGAGAGGAGATCGTACTTGCCGTCGTAGTGGTAGTGGATCACCTGCCGGGAGAGGTCCATCTCCGCGCCGATGTCCCGC
This is a stretch of genomic DNA from Halobellus sp. MBLA0158. It encodes these proteins:
- a CDS encoding BGTF surface domain-containing protein; the protein is MRSRFARVLLAAVVLTSVLAPAVFATPAAADPSVAIEYEGDRVTVASGPSQVIRGTADAPTGTEILVRVRSTGDTSPAFLKSESAVVTDDGTWAVAFNFSDIGAGGTIALTARFEDGSAETSVDGEIVACEGDCADSTPDATPTPIPEQTATPTRTDGADSPVAFGENIFLVNRGGVAAIPVSFTGDANAAVIVVGNETKVNYELDAVVRDEDGDGEAVLYVDTSLAGRGGETVSVSGGDTVDVRSETSLDAMLDPASYDVSLYAGTERDDPVDVGSLVVQEQSSQTPTSTPAEIDESDVASPDGDGLGPLALGGLVSGAFLVGGAALAAVLLRG
- a CDS encoding NAD(P)/FAD-dependent oxidoreductase; its protein translation is MVDVAIVGGGPAGLSAALFAAKNDLDTVVFDTDESWMHKAHLFNYPGIRSISGDEFLVVARGQAEDRGASLQDAEVTGVEQADEEFVVSTDDDEYVADYVVLATGGNRDLAEDLGCDFTDEDVVDVNLDMETSVEGVYATGAMGRAEKWQAAIAAGDGAAAVLDILSKEKGEYYHDFDMPSDVPEL
- a CDS encoding TetR/AcrR family transcriptional regulator — encoded protein: MSESRGNDSTGDVGTTDTREQIMEATFRAVSEHGYKDLRMRDIGAEMDLSRQVIHYHYDGKYDLLSSFLEYVIEQYEGSVEVEPDTDPKTELDARIDRCLLGPEFDEFSHWDRMKVYHELFAYAQNDEEHREIFNDHYDHIRDSIVTVVEAGIESGAFRDVDADLMGQLITDVIHAARERRLALGHENAPAEARRAIDEFVYDSLLA